One Bacillota bacterium LX-D genomic region harbors:
- a CDS encoding universal stress protein: protein MAEEFRRKTPEEILQSIKDMQRGRLKIILGVVSGSGKTYHMLYEGYSLKKKGLHVVIGVVSPTITAKILEQMQDLEVVPPIEWHHKGEIRRDLDVETILSKHPDVVLVDDLAHRNRPNAPRPTRLDDVLYLIDQGISVITTVNIYELKGIHHVAKELTGVKVQVENCVPADTLSLADEVKLLDVTPEAILQRIQEEKIQTNKLYQLDNLVVLRELALRIVAEEVNEDLAEYRETHGMVGASGATERILVTVQYHLTGSILIRRGQQIAKRLGGDLLAVCFRNPNKTLSKEEATFKRSIKKLVEKIGGTFEEVSISSDDEVAEGIVRYATQHNVTRIVLGQSKRTRWEEILKGSIINQILRKTKNIDIFIMADRAEKKGERILPARRVRKKSPHPYHKLTPEEMEKEIGKIKRGKLKVYIGAAPGVGKTYTMLREANELKKKGIDVVIGLLETHGRKETWEQVGDLEIIPRKKIQYRNVILEEMDTDAIIKRNPEVVLVDELAHTNVSGSKYQKRYQGVEQILNAGISVISTMNIQHLESLNDAVEQITGIRVRETVPDHVLHSADEIELIDISPKALRERMREGNIYPMEKVEQSLNNFFRTGNLIALRELALREVADEVDERLESWDRRTLRGHLRQQEAIVVCVNLQPDSDRLIRRGFRIAYRLKAEWYVVYVKDQALTPEEEQRLQKLKELTERLGGKFEIHQAAERRKVFRKLVEVLNQKEATQVVIGHSARTRWEEIWKGAVVQKLLRAVRHLDVLVVADPALH, encoded by the coding sequence ATGGCGGAAGAGTTTCGCAGAAAAACCCCGGAAGAAATCCTTCAATCAATCAAGGACATGCAACGGGGACGGCTAAAAATTATCCTGGGGGTCGTAAGCGGTTCCGGCAAAACCTACCATATGCTGTATGAAGGCTACTCCCTGAAAAAAAAGGGATTGCATGTGGTAATCGGGGTGGTGAGCCCGACTATTACCGCAAAAATACTGGAACAAATGCAGGACTTGGAAGTGGTTCCGCCAATTGAATGGCATCATAAGGGAGAAATTCGAAGGGATTTGGATGTGGAGACCATTTTGTCCAAACATCCGGATGTGGTATTGGTCGATGATTTGGCGCATCGCAACCGTCCAAACGCACCCCGCCCAACCCGCTTAGATGACGTACTCTATCTAATTGATCAAGGCATCAGCGTCATTACCACAGTGAACATCTATGAACTGAAAGGGATTCACCATGTGGCGAAAGAACTGACCGGGGTGAAGGTGCAGGTTGAAAACTGCGTTCCCGCCGATACCTTGTCTCTGGCAGATGAAGTGAAGCTGCTGGATGTGACGCCGGAAGCCATTTTGCAGCGGATCCAGGAGGAAAAAATTCAAACCAACAAGCTTTACCAACTGGATAACCTTGTAGTCTTGCGGGAACTGGCTTTGCGTATTGTGGCGGAAGAAGTCAATGAAGACTTGGCCGAGTATCGGGAAACCCACGGGATGGTGGGCGCTTCCGGCGCAACGGAACGAATTTTGGTCACGGTTCAATATCACTTGACCGGATCAATTTTGATACGTCGGGGACAACAAATCGCGAAACGGCTGGGTGGAGACTTGTTGGCAGTATGTTTCCGCAACCCGAACAAAACCTTGTCGAAAGAAGAAGCCACTTTTAAACGTTCGATCAAAAAATTGGTCGAGAAGATAGGAGGTACCTTCGAAGAAGTGTCGATTTCCTCCGACGATGAGGTAGCTGAAGGGATCGTCCGCTATGCCACCCAACATAACGTGACGCGAATCGTCTTGGGACAATCGAAGCGCACCCGTTGGGAAGAGATTTTGAAAGGTTCCATCATAAACCAGATCCTGCGGAAGACGAAAAATATCGACATCTTTATCATGGCTGACCGGGCCGAGAAGAAAGGGGAGCGTATTCTTCCAGCCCGCCGCGTTCGGAAAAAATCGCCCCATCCTTACCACAAACTGACACCGGAAGAGATGGAGAAGGAGATCGGCAAAATCAAGCGCGGCAAACTCAAAGTGTATATCGGGGCAGCGCCCGGTGTCGGAAAAACGTATACAATGCTGCGTGAAGCGAACGAATTAAAGAAAAAAGGAATTGACGTGGTTATAGGACTGCTTGAAACCCACGGTCGAAAAGAAACTTGGGAGCAGGTGGGGGATCTGGAAATCATCCCGCGCAAAAAAATTCAATACCGCAACGTAATACTTGAGGAAATGGACACTGATGCGATCATCAAACGCAACCCGGAAGTGGTGCTGGTTGATGAATTGGCCCACACCAACGTGTCAGGCAGCAAGTATCAGAAGCGGTACCAGGGTGTAGAGCAAATCCTAAATGCGGGAATCTCAGTTATCTCTACTATGAATATCCAGCACTTGGAGAGTCTAAACGACGCGGTGGAACAAATCACCGGCATCCGGGTGCGGGAAACGGTACCGGATCATGTTCTTCATTCTGCCGATGAGATTGAGCTGATCGACATATCGCCCAAAGCCCTACGGGAGCGAATGAGGGAAGGAAATATTTATCCTATGGAGAAAGTCGAGCAATCACTAAATAATTTTTTCAGGACGGGAAACTTGATTGCCTTACGAGAATTGGCCTTGCGGGAGGTTGCCGATGAAGTGGATGAACGGCTCGAATCCTGGGATCGTCGAACGCTGCGGGGGCATTTGAGACAGCAAGAGGCAATTGTTGTTTGCGTCAACTTACAGCCTGACAGTGATCGTCTGATTCGGCGGGGGTTCCGCATCGCGTATCGCTTGAAGGCTGAATGGTACGTTGTGTACGTCAAAGACCAAGCACTGACACCAGAGGAAGAGCAGCGACTGCAAAAGTTGAAAGAACTGACAGAGCGTTTGGGCGGAAAATTTGAAATCCACCAGGCGGCCGAGCGGCGCAAAGTCTTCCGTAAACTGGTGGAGGTACTGAATCAAAAAGAAGCTACACAAGTGGTTATTGGCCACTCTGCCCGTACACGTTGGGAAGAAATCTGGAAAGGAGCTGTAGTACAAAAACTTCTTCGTGCAGTACGCCATCTGGACGTCCTGGTTGTAGCTGATCCTGCTTTACATTAA
- the kdpC gene encoding potassium-transporting ATPase subunit KdpC, whose amino-acid sequence MIKALRLSLVLLVICGLLYPLGMTGIAQLLMPYQADGSLMKDANGNVVGSELIGQSFKDPRYFTGRVSSIDYNAAGSGSGNLAPSNPALIERVQKDIDAFLAANPGAKKEDIPGDLLTNSGSGLDPHISPLAAKIQVPRISRARGIPEERLNALIDVHTEGRQLGVFGQPRVNVVKLNQALDAIR is encoded by the coding sequence ATGATAAAAGCTTTGCGGCTTAGCCTTGTACTGTTGGTGATTTGCGGGCTTCTCTATCCGTTAGGAATGACGGGAATTGCCCAACTGTTGATGCCCTATCAGGCGGACGGAAGTTTAATGAAGGATGCAAACGGAAATGTGGTTGGTTCGGAACTGATTGGACAGTCTTTTAAGGATCCGAGATATTTTACCGGTCGTGTTTCTTCGATTGATTATAATGCGGCAGGATCCGGTTCCGGCAACCTGGCCCCCTCCAATCCCGCACTTATTGAACGGGTTCAGAAAGACATTGACGCGTTCTTGGCAGCCAACCCTGGTGCGAAGAAGGAAGACATCCCGGGAGATTTGCTCACCAACTCCGGTTCCGGTTTGGACCCGCATATTTCACCCTTGGCGGCAAAAATTCAGGTTCCGAGAATTTCACGGGCTCGCGGAATCCCTGAGGAACGCTTGAATGCCTTGATTGATGTGCACACGGAAGGACGACAGCTGGGAGTTTTCGGGCAGCCGCGTGTCAATGTGGTAAAGTTAAATCAAGCTTTGGATGCAATCCGATAG